In one window of Camelina sativa cultivar DH55 chromosome 15, Cs, whole genome shotgun sequence DNA:
- the LOC104746221 gene encoding carbon catabolite repressor protein 4 homolog 3-like isoform X2, whose protein sequence is MPCVNCVGCSSTWSRPSSAYNRISFCGHLSSSGFYRCPLSLRSSCDANKYNLAVSCSSTSGPSDSNPEPSSNRKSYSRRWHNPLPRRRHPDQMPSSRIVRDWIDSDSTTPLSQERFTVVSYNILGDRNASHHKDLYTNVSFPYLKWGYRKRLICEELIRLNPDIICLQEVDKYFDLFSMMEKAGYAGSYKRRTGDNIDGCAMFWKADRFRVLERENIEFSQFGMCDNVAQLAVLELRKCKSRKILLGNIHVLYNPNKGDVKLGQIRSLCSKAHLLSKKWGDIPIVLGGDFNSTPQSPLYSFLASSELNIIEHDKKELSGQKKCRPTQVLETGSKSSNTIMFNSSSWTNEEIRVATGQENSYWAVHPLKLNSSYASVKGSANNTRDSVGEPLATSYHSKFLGTVDYLWYSDGLVPARVLDTLPIDVLCKTKCLPCKELGSDHLALVSELRFFYLWFTNGLSVFLQITRIIWYDTKPTSP, encoded by the exons ATGCCTTGTGTGAATTGCGTCGGTTGTTCTTCTACTTGGTCACGGCCAAGCTCAGCTTATAACCGTATCTCCTTCTGTGGTCACCTTTCTTCATCTGGATTCTATCGATGTCCTTTATCTTTACGTTCCTCTTGCGATGCTAACAAATACAACTTGGCCGTGTCGTGCTCCTCTACATCTGGACCGTCCGATTCGAATCCCGAACCATCTTCGAATCGAAAATCTTACAGCCGTAGATGGCACAACCCCCTTCCCCGTCGTCGACATCCCGATCAAATGCCGTCTTCTCGGATTGTTCGTGATTGGATCGATTCAGATAGTACAACTCCACTTTCCCAAG AGAGATTCACTGTAGTGTCATACAACATACTGGGAGATAGAAACGCATCACATCACAAAGATTTGTACACCAATGTGTCTTTCCCTTACCTTAAATGGGGCTACCGCAAAAGGTTGATATGCGAGGAACTCATTCGTCTCAATCCAGACATTATCTGTCTGCAG GAAGTAGACAAGTATTTTGATCTTTTCAGCATGATGGAGAAAGCTGGATATGCTGGCTCCTACAAG CGGCGAACTGGAGATAACATTGATGGGTGCGCAATGTTTTGGAAGGCCGACAG gtTTCGAGTTTTGGAGAGGGAAAACATTGAGTTTAGCCAGTTTGGTATGTGCGATAATGTTGCACAGCTTGCTGTTCTTGAG CTGCGGAAGTGTAAGTCAAGAAAGATACTGCTGGGCAACATTCACGTGCTTTATAATCCAAATAAAGGAGATGTGAAGCTAGGTCAG ATCCGATCACTCTGCTCAAAGGCTCACTTGCTCTCTAAGAAATGGGGTGACATTCCCATTGTTCTAGGTGGGGATTTCAATAGCACTCCCCAG AGTCCATTGTACAGCTTTTTGGCATCCTCTGAG CTAAATATCATAGAACATGACAAAAAAGAGCTGTCTGGCCAGAAAAAATGTCGTCCAACCCAAGTTCTTGAGACCGGAAGCAAATCTAGTAATACAATAATGTTCAACAGCAG CTCTTGGACCAACGAAGAGATCCGTGTCGCGACCGGGCAAGAGAACTCTTACTGGGCTGTACATCCACTTAAACTCAATAGCTCATACGCCTCAGTTAAG GGCTCAGCTAATAATACCAGGGACTCTGTTGGCGAACCTCTAGCAACCTCGTATCACTCGAAATTCCTCGGAACGGTTGATTATCTCTG GTACTCTGATGGTCTTGTACCTGCAAGAGTTCTTGATACTCTTCCCATTGACGTTCTCTGCAAAACTAAATGCCTTCCTTGTAAA GAACTAGGAAGCGATCACTTGGCACTTGTTTCCGAGCTtcgttttttttacttatggTTTACAAATGGTTTGTCTGTGTTTTTACAAATTACCCGAATTATATGGTACGATACCAAACCGACTTCTCCGTAA
- the LOC109129042 gene encoding uncharacterized protein LOC109129042, translated as MALSSLTWGYARIIAGTLVGGALGFYVMHRIEVSYKMKMEEALKQYEKEKLKRQEEENLSLINEDSV; from the exons atgGCGTTGAGCTCGTTGACATGGGGTTACGCACGGATCATAGCTGGAACACTTGTCGGTGGGGCTCTAGGATTCTACGTAATGCATCGAATCGAAGTTAGCTACAAG ATGAAGATGGAGGAAGCGTTGAAGCAATACGAGAAGGAAAAGCTGAagagacaagaagaagagaatcttaGTCTGATCAATGAAGATTCcgtttag
- the LOC104746221 gene encoding carbon catabolite repressor protein 4 homolog 3-like isoform X1, with translation MPCVNCVGCSSTWSRPSSAYNRISFCGHLSSSGFYRCPLSLRSSCDANKYNLAVSCSSTSGPSDSNPEPSSNRKSYSRRWHNPLPRRRHPDQMPSSRIVRDWIDSDSTTPLSQVSERFTVVSYNILGDRNASHHKDLYTNVSFPYLKWGYRKRLICEELIRLNPDIICLQEVDKYFDLFSMMEKAGYAGSYKRRTGDNIDGCAMFWKADRFRVLERENIEFSQFGMCDNVAQLAVLELRKCKSRKILLGNIHVLYNPNKGDVKLGQIRSLCSKAHLLSKKWGDIPIVLGGDFNSTPQSPLYSFLASSELNIIEHDKKELSGQKKCRPTQVLETGSKSSNTIMFNSSSWTNEEIRVATGQENSYWAVHPLKLNSSYASVKGSANNTRDSVGEPLATSYHSKFLGTVDYLWYSDGLVPARVLDTLPIDVLCKTKCLPCKELGSDHLALVSELRFFYLWFTNGLSVFLQITRIIWYDTKPTSP, from the exons ATGCCTTGTGTGAATTGCGTCGGTTGTTCTTCTACTTGGTCACGGCCAAGCTCAGCTTATAACCGTATCTCCTTCTGTGGTCACCTTTCTTCATCTGGATTCTATCGATGTCCTTTATCTTTACGTTCCTCTTGCGATGCTAACAAATACAACTTGGCCGTGTCGTGCTCCTCTACATCTGGACCGTCCGATTCGAATCCCGAACCATCTTCGAATCGAAAATCTTACAGCCGTAGATGGCACAACCCCCTTCCCCGTCGTCGACATCCCGATCAAATGCCGTCTTCTCGGATTGTTCGTGATTGGATCGATTCAGATAGTACAACTCCACTTTCCCAAG TTTCAGAGAGATTCACTGTAGTGTCATACAACATACTGGGAGATAGAAACGCATCACATCACAAAGATTTGTACACCAATGTGTCTTTCCCTTACCTTAAATGGGGCTACCGCAAAAGGTTGATATGCGAGGAACTCATTCGTCTCAATCCAGACATTATCTGTCTGCAG GAAGTAGACAAGTATTTTGATCTTTTCAGCATGATGGAGAAAGCTGGATATGCTGGCTCCTACAAG CGGCGAACTGGAGATAACATTGATGGGTGCGCAATGTTTTGGAAGGCCGACAG gtTTCGAGTTTTGGAGAGGGAAAACATTGAGTTTAGCCAGTTTGGTATGTGCGATAATGTTGCACAGCTTGCTGTTCTTGAG CTGCGGAAGTGTAAGTCAAGAAAGATACTGCTGGGCAACATTCACGTGCTTTATAATCCAAATAAAGGAGATGTGAAGCTAGGTCAG ATCCGATCACTCTGCTCAAAGGCTCACTTGCTCTCTAAGAAATGGGGTGACATTCCCATTGTTCTAGGTGGGGATTTCAATAGCACTCCCCAG AGTCCATTGTACAGCTTTTTGGCATCCTCTGAG CTAAATATCATAGAACATGACAAAAAAGAGCTGTCTGGCCAGAAAAAATGTCGTCCAACCCAAGTTCTTGAGACCGGAAGCAAATCTAGTAATACAATAATGTTCAACAGCAG CTCTTGGACCAACGAAGAGATCCGTGTCGCGACCGGGCAAGAGAACTCTTACTGGGCTGTACATCCACTTAAACTCAATAGCTCATACGCCTCAGTTAAG GGCTCAGCTAATAATACCAGGGACTCTGTTGGCGAACCTCTAGCAACCTCGTATCACTCGAAATTCCTCGGAACGGTTGATTATCTCTG GTACTCTGATGGTCTTGTACCTGCAAGAGTTCTTGATACTCTTCCCATTGACGTTCTCTGCAAAACTAAATGCCTTCCTTGTAAA GAACTAGGAAGCGATCACTTGGCACTTGTTTCCGAGCTtcgttttttttacttatggTTTACAAATGGTTTGTCTGTGTTTTTACAAATTACCCGAATTATATGGTACGATACCAAACCGACTTCTCCGTAA